One part of the Asterias amurensis chromosome 11, ASM3211899v1 genome encodes these proteins:
- the LOC139944534 gene encoding retinoid-inducible serine carboxypeptidase-like isoform X2, whose product MAIARARANDEKETWAYVNVRQDAYMFWWLYYARTNWPQAPLIIWLQGGPGGSSTGFGNFMEIGPQDVNLNPRNLTWIETASVLFIDNPVGTGYSYVTSDDAYTTTNEQIAEDLITTLTAFYKHLPAFQSNPLYIFSESYGGKMTAGFSLAITKAIVAGTLSCNFQGLAMGDSWISPIDSVNSWGPYLHSISLLDGKGLRAVQASARAVEDAFNKEKYSQATELWSATEDVVDEETFGVDFYNILNNYGESLLTAKERIQLSPIEKLYRRHVSRMQTGDLDALMNGQIKKQLGIPDNVTWGGQSSAVFSHLSGDFMKPVYNIVDELLNSSKLSVVVYSGQLDLIVDTVGTEAWVKKLQWPGLPAYNNTSWKPVFVVPDKPSAFRKQYKNFSFYWIMKAGHMVPSDAPETAYKMMQQVTGISKT is encoded by the exons ATGGCGATAGCACGAG CTCGGGCAAATGATGAGAAGGAAACTTGGGCGTATGTTAATGTACGTCAAGATGCCTACATGTTCTGGTGGCTCTACTACGCAAGAACAAACTGGCCCCAGGCTCCTCTAATTATATGGCTACAG GGAGGCCCTGGAGGCTCTTCTACTGGATTTGGAAACTTCATGGAGATCGGGCCGCAGGATGTGAACCTCAATCCACGGAATTTAACATGG ATCGAGACAGCCAGTGTGTTGTTCATAGACAACCCAGTAGGGACAGGATACAGTTATGTGACATCAGACGATGCGTACACCACCACCAATGAACAGATTGCAGAGGATTTGATCACTACTCTGACTGCATTCTATAAGCATCTTCCAGCTTTCCAG AGCAATCCGCTGTACATATTCTCCGAATCTTACGGAGGCAAGATGACTGCAGGGTTCAGCCTAGCCATTACAAAG GCAATAGTTGCTGGTACACTCAGCTGTAACTTCCAGGGATTGGCAATGGGGGATTCTTGGATCTCGCCAATTG acTCTGTGAACTCCTGGGGTCCATACCTCCACTCAATC TCTTTGCTAGATGGAAAAGGCTTAAGAGCCGTTCAAGCTTCAGCCAGGGCTGTTGAAGATGCATTTAACAAGGAGAAGTATTCTCAGGCCACTGAACTATGGAGCGCAACTGAAGACGTAGTGGATGAG GAGACGTTTGGAGTTGATTTCtacaatattttaaacaattacGGGGAGAGTCTTCTGACAGCAAAAGAACGCATTCAGTTATCTCCTATTG AGAAATTGTACAGAAGGCATGTATCACGCATGCAGACGGGTGATCTAGATGCATTGATGAATGGCCAGATTAAGAAACAACTCGGAATTCCAGACAATGTCACATGGGGAG GCCAATCAAGTGCCGTCTTCTCACATCTATCTGGTGATTTCATGAAACCTGTTTATAACATTG TGGACGAGCTGTTGAACTCTTCCAAACTGAGTGTCGTCGTGTACAGTGGTCAGTTGGATCTGATTGTGGATACAGTAG GTACTGAAGCTTGGGTAAAGAAGTTGCAGTGGCCAGGCCTCCCAGCTTACAACAACACCTCATGGAAACCAGTCTTTGTCGTCCCAGACAAACCATCAGCTTTCCGCAAACAGTACAAAAACTTCTCATTCTACTGGATCATGAAAGCTGGTCATATG GTTCCTTCAGATGCACCGGAGACGGCTTATAAGATGATGCAGCAGGTCACTGGGATATCTAAGACGTAG
- the LOC139944534 gene encoding retinoid-inducible serine carboxypeptidase-like isoform X1, producing MKSLMLLLLTILVLSSLSSGFSGGRPSLKSRANDEKETWAYVNVRQDAYMFWWLYYARTNWPQAPLIIWLQGGPGGSSTGFGNFMEIGPQDVNLNPRNLTWIETASVLFIDNPVGTGYSYVTSDDAYTTTNEQIAEDLITTLTAFYKHLPAFQSNPLYIFSESYGGKMTAGFSLAITKAIVAGTLSCNFQGLAMGDSWISPIDSVNSWGPYLHSISLLDGKGLRAVQASARAVEDAFNKEKYSQATELWSATEDVVDEETFGVDFYNILNNYGESLLTAKERIQLSPIEKLYRRHVSRMQTGDLDALMNGQIKKQLGIPDNVTWGGQSSAVFSHLSGDFMKPVYNIVDELLNSSKLSVVVYSGQLDLIVDTVGTEAWVKKLQWPGLPAYNNTSWKPVFVVPDKPSAFRKQYKNFSFYWIMKAGHMVPSDAPETAYKMMQQVTGISKT from the exons ATGAAGAGTTTGATGCTTTTGCTACTTACCATCTTGGTTTTAAGTTCTCTATCGTCTGGATTCTCTGGTGGTAGACCGTCTTTGAAAT CTCGGGCAAATGATGAGAAGGAAACTTGGGCGTATGTTAATGTACGTCAAGATGCCTACATGTTCTGGTGGCTCTACTACGCAAGAACAAACTGGCCCCAGGCTCCTCTAATTATATGGCTACAG GGAGGCCCTGGAGGCTCTTCTACTGGATTTGGAAACTTCATGGAGATCGGGCCGCAGGATGTGAACCTCAATCCACGGAATTTAACATGG ATCGAGACAGCCAGTGTGTTGTTCATAGACAACCCAGTAGGGACAGGATACAGTTATGTGACATCAGACGATGCGTACACCACCACCAATGAACAGATTGCAGAGGATTTGATCACTACTCTGACTGCATTCTATAAGCATCTTCCAGCTTTCCAG AGCAATCCGCTGTACATATTCTCCGAATCTTACGGAGGCAAGATGACTGCAGGGTTCAGCCTAGCCATTACAAAG GCAATAGTTGCTGGTACACTCAGCTGTAACTTCCAGGGATTGGCAATGGGGGATTCTTGGATCTCGCCAATTG acTCTGTGAACTCCTGGGGTCCATACCTCCACTCAATC TCTTTGCTAGATGGAAAAGGCTTAAGAGCCGTTCAAGCTTCAGCCAGGGCTGTTGAAGATGCATTTAACAAGGAGAAGTATTCTCAGGCCACTGAACTATGGAGCGCAACTGAAGACGTAGTGGATGAG GAGACGTTTGGAGTTGATTTCtacaatattttaaacaattacGGGGAGAGTCTTCTGACAGCAAAAGAACGCATTCAGTTATCTCCTATTG AGAAATTGTACAGAAGGCATGTATCACGCATGCAGACGGGTGATCTAGATGCATTGATGAATGGCCAGATTAAGAAACAACTCGGAATTCCAGACAATGTCACATGGGGAG GCCAATCAAGTGCCGTCTTCTCACATCTATCTGGTGATTTCATGAAACCTGTTTATAACATTG TGGACGAGCTGTTGAACTCTTCCAAACTGAGTGTCGTCGTGTACAGTGGTCAGTTGGATCTGATTGTGGATACAGTAG GTACTGAAGCTTGGGTAAAGAAGTTGCAGTGGCCAGGCCTCCCAGCTTACAACAACACCTCATGGAAACCAGTCTTTGTCGTCCCAGACAAACCATCAGCTTTCCGCAAACAGTACAAAAACTTCTCATTCTACTGGATCATGAAAGCTGGTCATATG GTTCCTTCAGATGCACCGGAGACGGCTTATAAGATGATGCAGCAGGTCACTGGGATATCTAAGACGTAG